Below is a genomic region from Ferribacterium limneticum.
TGTGGGAATACGACCGTCAATTGCAGCAGCAGAAGGAAGTGACCAAGAAGCTGGAAATCAGGAACGCCGGCCTCGACGCCGAGGTCCGCGATCTTAAGCAGGGCTACGATGCCATCGAGGAACGCGCCCGCTTTGAGCTGGGCATGGTCCGGCAGGATGAAACCTTCGTGCAGATTCCGGAAAAGGTTCCGGGAAAATAAGCGAAATAAAGGCGTCGACCGCAGTAGTCATCAGCATTTGCCTCCGTTAGAATCGTTCTCAGCATTGCCCCACGCAGAGCGCTCAAGGAGAACAACATGCTGCTCAAGGTTGGCGAAAAGGCT
It encodes:
- the ftsB gene encoding cell division protein FtsB, with the protein product MRWLTVGLLAAIGLLQFPLWVGKGGWLKVWEYDRQLQQQKEVTKKLEIRNAGLDAEVRDLKQGYDAIEERARFELGMVRQDETFVQIPEKVPGK